The following proteins are encoded in a genomic region of Maribacter hydrothermalis:
- a CDS encoding HU domain-containing protein, protein MVLEHYISDLLYRYNCVVVPGFGAFLTQKNSAKINHVTNTFSAPNKSIAFNRQLISNDGLLVTYVSESEKVSFESALSSIEEQVKIWQNILLQETSLNLKNIGSLIRNNEDKILFQPATEPNYLTSSFGLSNFNSIPVTREILKEEVVQLEEHIPFVISPERRETRGLRPYLKYAAILMLAFSTGVTGYRVFQQQRTNEQVARQDAQEYVTKQIQEATFFDLSPLELPTVTVEATTTTLPTMEKGEMHYIVAGAFRVKANADRKIEALKANGFNAGYYGTNAYGLHMVTYESYTNASEALKALREIKLTESKDAWLLSKK, encoded by the coding sequence ATGGTATTAGAACACTATATAAGCGATTTATTGTATAGGTACAACTGTGTGGTTGTTCCTGGTTTTGGCGCATTTCTTACGCAAAAGAATTCGGCTAAAATTAATCATGTGACCAATACTTTTAGTGCACCTAATAAATCTATTGCCTTTAATAGGCAACTAATTTCCAATGATGGTTTATTAGTAACCTATGTATCGGAATCAGAAAAAGTTTCATTTGAATCTGCCCTGTCTTCCATTGAGGAACAAGTAAAAATTTGGCAAAACATTTTACTTCAAGAAACATCTTTAAATTTAAAAAACATAGGTTCATTAATACGAAACAATGAAGATAAGATATTGTTTCAACCAGCTACAGAACCAAACTATTTGACCTCTTCTTTTGGATTATCGAATTTTAATTCAATTCCTGTTACAAGAGAAATTTTAAAAGAAGAAGTAGTTCAATTAGAGGAACACATTCCATTTGTAATAAGCCCAGAACGAAGAGAAACAAGAGGTTTGAGACCTTATTTAAAATATGCTGCCATTTTAATGTTGGCCTTTTCTACAGGAGTTACCGGTTACCGTGTTTTTCAGCAGCAACGTACTAATGAGCAAGTTGCTAGACAAGATGCTCAAGAATATGTAACCAAACAAATACAGGAAGCTACATTTTTTGATTTATCACCATTAGAACTACCAACGGTTACTGTTGAGGCAACGACCACAACATTACCTACAATGGAAAAAGGTGAAATGCATTATATTGTTGCCGGTGCATTTAGAGTTAAAGCAAATGCAGATCGCAAAATAGAAGCGCTTAAAGCAAACGGTTTCAATGCAGGGTATTACGGAACCAATGCCTATGGACTTCATATGGTTACTTATGAAAGCTATACTAATGCTTCGGAAGCTTTAAAAGCATTAAGGGAAATAAAGCTTACCGAGTCTAAAGACGCTTGGTTATTATCTAAAAAATAA
- a CDS encoding murein hydrolase activator EnvC family protein: protein MRVKLKYCLLFLLLVTAMASFGQTSEQKALEEKREQLQSEIRDINRLLFAEKKEKGNVLDQMEALDKKITVRQQLIRVTNQQSNLLNRQINTNIRNIGKLKTELQEVKDEYAQMIQRSYQNKSKQNRLMFLLSSESFFQAFKRLQYMKQYTEYRKEQGMEILAKTEQLSRLNADLNEERKVKEVLLAQNKKAKDELFGEIQTQKALLGTIRKNESKYASAIDTKKKEARKIDQQIEALIRSAIAASNKKSGSTTKNTSKFVLTPEATIIANNFSSNKGKLIWPVEKGIKSQGFGVYSDPVYPGIKHQSNGVIIATDEGSKARAIFEGEVIAILAVPGGNKGVQIKHGNFISTYYNLADLYVKKGDKVTSKEELGTIYTNRNNGQTRLKFYLYQDTSRLNPEEWVYRL, encoded by the coding sequence ATGCGGGTTAAACTTAAATATTGCCTACTGTTTTTATTGTTGGTTACCGCTATGGCCAGTTTCGGCCAAACTAGTGAGCAAAAAGCCTTAGAGGAAAAACGTGAACAGCTTCAATCAGAGATTCGAGATATAAATCGTTTGCTATTTGCAGAAAAGAAAGAAAAAGGAAATGTTTTGGATCAAATGGAAGCGCTTGATAAGAAAATTACCGTACGCCAACAATTAATACGTGTAACCAATCAGCAATCCAATTTACTAAATAGACAAATTAATACCAATATTAGAAATATTGGTAAACTGAAAACTGAACTGCAAGAGGTTAAAGATGAGTATGCCCAAATGATTCAGAGGTCATATCAGAACAAATCCAAACAAAATAGACTAATGTTCTTGTTGTCTTCTGAAAGTTTCTTTCAAGCCTTTAAAAGACTTCAGTATATGAAACAGTATACGGAGTATAGAAAGGAGCAGGGAATGGAAATTTTGGCAAAAACAGAACAACTTTCTCGATTAAATGCCGATTTAAATGAAGAGCGTAAAGTGAAAGAGGTCTTATTGGCCCAAAATAAAAAAGCTAAAGATGAATTGTTTGGTGAAATTCAAACACAAAAGGCATTGTTAGGTACTATTAGAAAAAATGAAAGTAAATATGCTTCTGCTATAGATACCAAAAAGAAAGAAGCGCGAAAGATTGACCAACAAATTGAAGCTTTGATTAGAAGTGCTATTGCAGCATCGAATAAAAAGTCGGGCAGTACAACAAAAAATACGAGCAAATTTGTTCTAACTCCCGAGGCCACTATCATTGCCAATAATTTTTCGTCTAATAAAGGGAAACTCATTTGGCCAGTTGAAAAAGGAATTAAAAGTCAAGGATTTGGAGTTTACAGCGACCCTGTTTACCCAGGAATTAAACATCAAAGTAACGGAGTAATTATAGCGACGGACGAAGGTTCAAAAGCACGAGCCATTTTTGAAGGGGAGGTCATTGCTATTTTGGCGGTACCTGGTGGAAATAAAGGTGTGCAAATTAAGCATGGTAATTTTATTAGTACGTATTACAATTTAGCGGATTTATATGTTAAAAAGGGTGATAAAGTCACTAGTAAAGAGGAACTTGGCACTATTTATACCAATCGGAATAATGGGCAGACCCGTCTTAAATTCTATCTTTATCAAGACACATCTCGTTTAAACCCAGAGGAATGGGTATACAGACTCTAA
- a CDS encoding aldo/keto reductase: MNTRPIITDIKGSFELRNGVKMPYLGLGTYQSDNDQEVVDAVKNALKLGYRHIDTAAAYKNEEGVGKGIRESGVDRSEIFLVTKVWNADQGYEETLKAFNASLERLGVDYLDLYLIHWPVAGKYKETWRALEYLYAQKKIRAIGVSNFLKHHLEDVMNDCTVVPMVNQMEFHPFLVQQDLIDFCADNGIQYESWSPFMQGKVFALDICADLAKKYGKSVAQIILRYNLQKGIVAIPKSVHAKRIASNADIFDFELSNEDLQFLDNLETGERSGPDPDNFNF; this comes from the coding sequence ATGAATACTAGACCAATTATAACAGATATTAAGGGAAGTTTTGAACTGAGAAATGGTGTAAAAATGCCTTATCTAGGTTTAGGTACGTACCAGTCAGATAATGACCAAGAAGTCGTTGATGCTGTTAAAAATGCACTAAAATTAGGGTACCGACATATAGATACCGCTGCGGCTTATAAAAATGAAGAGGGTGTAGGTAAGGGCATACGTGAAAGCGGAGTAGATAGAAGTGAAATTTTCCTGGTTACCAAAGTTTGGAATGCCGATCAAGGCTATGAAGAAACACTAAAAGCTTTTAACGCTAGTTTAGAACGTTTGGGTGTTGATTATTTGGATTTATATCTTATTCATTGGCCGGTTGCAGGTAAATACAAAGAAACATGGAGGGCTTTAGAGTATCTATACGCTCAAAAGAAAATCAGGGCAATAGGAGTTAGTAATTTTCTTAAACATCATTTAGAAGATGTTATGAACGATTGTACTGTGGTTCCTATGGTAAATCAGATGGAGTTTCATCCGTTTTTGGTACAACAGGACCTAATCGATTTTTGTGCCGATAATGGAATTCAATACGAGTCTTGGTCTCCTTTTATGCAGGGCAAGGTTTTTGCGTTGGATATTTGTGCAGACTTGGCCAAAAAGTACGGTAAGAGCGTAGCACAGATTATTTTACGTTATAATCTACAAAAAGGAATTGTCGCTATTCCAAAATCTGTACATGCAAAACGAATTGCGTCTAATGCCGATATTTTTGACTTTGAACTATCTAATGAGGATTTGCAATTTCTAGATAATTTAGAAACAGGTGAACGTTCAGGTCCAGATCCCGATAATTTTAATTTTTAA
- a CDS encoding acyl-CoA thioesterase, which translates to MEAKTPSASRTTMTDMVLPSETNALQNLFGGELLARMDRAASIAAGRHSRRITVTASVNHVAFNLAIPLGSVVTVEAAVSRAYNTSMEVYIDVWIEDRYNGKKTKANEAIYTFVAVDETGKPTEVPELLPETKLEISRYEGALRRKQLSLVLAGKMKPENATELKALFIKN; encoded by the coding sequence ATGGAAGCTAAAACACCTTCAGCATCTAGAACTACAATGACTGATATGGTTTTACCTAGTGAAACCAATGCACTTCAAAACTTATTTGGAGGGGAACTATTGGCCCGTATGGATCGTGCCGCTAGTATTGCCGCTGGTAGGCATAGTCGTAGAATTACGGTTACCGCATCTGTAAATCATGTTGCTTTCAATTTAGCAATTCCGTTAGGTAGTGTGGTAACAGTTGAAGCAGCAGTTTCCAGGGCCTATAACACCTCTATGGAAGTTTATATTGATGTTTGGATAGAAGACCGTTACAACGGTAAGAAAACAAAAGCCAATGAGGCTATTTATACCTTTGTGGCCGTGGATGAAACGGGAAAGCCCACAGAAGTACCAGAACTTTTACCTGAAACCAAATTAGAAATATCCCGTTATGAAGGTGCCTTAAGAAGAAAACAGCTTAGTTTGGTTTTAGCTGGTAAAATGAAGCCTGAAAATGCCACTGAATTAAAAGCCCTGTTTATTAAAAATTAA